The sequence below is a genomic window from Deltaproteobacteria bacterium.
CTGCCGCCCCTTCGATCTCGCGGGTGGCAAGCCAGCCGCGATAAAAGGGCCCGGCCAACTTCTCGATGCCGGCGCCGCAGGGCTCCACCGTCGGCAGCCCGCGGCGGCGCAGCTCGACGGTGATTGCCAACTCGCGGAAAGGCCGGGGCGGCCAGGTAAAAAAACAGCCGCCGGTGATAAACCCTAACGCGCCGCCGTGCAGATAGCGGCGCACGAGGGCGTTGCCGCCGTCCGGTAGTTTGATGGCGCGCAGCGGCGCGCGCCCGTGATAAAGGGCCGCGCCATCGCTTGGCGAAGAAACGGCTGCCGGATCATCGGCATAAAACACTTCCGCCAAGCCCGCGCGCACAAGCCATCGTTGCCGCCCTCGCTCGATCTTTGCAAAACCCTCGGGAACATTGCCCCAACGCCAACCGTCGGCGGTCATGTGCTTTAGACGGACAGAAACTCTGGTGTGAACGGTTGCGCCGGCGCCGCGCCTTCGCGCGCCTGCCGGTCCATTAACTTTCGCACCGCGGCAAGCACAAGGGCGGGTTCAATCAACCGCACGCAATCGGCGCTGCCCAGCGGACAACGCCGCCCGCCGTGGGCACTGCACGGGCGACAGTGGAGTCTCTTTTCAACCACGATGGCGTTGGAAGAGTACGGATAAAAGCCCAGGTCCGGCGTCGTCGCGCAAAAGATCGCCACTGTGGGAATATTTCGAGCGACGGCAATGTGCATCGGGCCGCTATCGTTGGTTATGAACAATTTACAAAAGCTTATCGCCGCCGGCAGCTCAGTGAGTGAAAATACGCCGGCGCTGTTGATCAGCTTTGCCTGGCAAAGCGCGGCTATATGCGTTGCCGTTTCGCGGTCTTCGGGCCCGCCAAAAATAATCGCCTGGCAGTGGTATTCCCGGCAGGCTTGCTCGACCACCTGGGCAAAGCCTGCGGCTGACCAGCGCTTCATCGGCCACACCGAACCCGGGTTGATGCCAATGGCCGGCAAGCTCGAATCGTAACCAAGCCCGGCCAATTTCGCTGCGACTTTTTCCCGCAGGTTTTCGCCGACTGGCAGATGCAGTGCTTGGCGGCAATCTTCGGGTTTGATTCCGAGGGGCGTTAAAACGGCAAGATTGCGCACGACGTCATGCTGCGCTGGGTCGCGCTGCGCGCGGGCGTGAAACAAGAACCAGCCCGCGCTTTGCGCGAAACCAACGCGATGGGGAATCTGCGCCAACCACAAGAGCAGCGCGGTGCGCAGCGACTTGTGCGGCGTCATGGCCAAGCTGAAGGATTTTTCTTTGAGCTGCTGCGCCTGACGGCGCAGACCGGATAAGCCGCGGTCGGCGCGCCGCTTATCATCGACGATCAGCTCATCAATGGCGGGATGGTTTTGCAGAATATCGTAGCCGGCAGGGTTGCATAGCACGGCCAGATGGGCCGCCGGAAAGCGCCGCTTGATTTCAGCGATCAGCGGCAAGGTGAGCACCGTATCGCCCAGAAAACTGGTTTGCACCAGCAAGACCCTTTGCCAAAGGGCATCGGCCATCGCTACAGCGCCAGCGCTTCGTCGATCAACATCACCGGAATGTCATCTTTGATCGGGTAGACTAGTTTGCAAGCCTTGCAGGTCAAGCCGTCGTTCTTATCGTTGAGTTGAATATCTCCCTTGCACTTGGGGCAGGCTAAGATATCCAACAGATCTTTTTGAATCGCCATTGACACCCTCTCCTCACGAAACATTAATCGTTGCTCAAGCTTGAAATGGCACCGCCGCATCGCGGCCGCGCCGGTAGGCGCGCTGGCTCTGCACCGGATCGCGATTGACAAACGGCCGATGAAACATCGGGTGATGCATGCTGCGCACTTCATGCTCTAGAAAGAACACCGCTTCGCCGCTATCGAGATCGACGATGTTTTTGAAGCGAAACTGATGGTTGCGCACGTCCTCAGAGATCAAACCGCGCTGCTGTAATAAGCCGTAGGGGCTGGAAAAATTGGCGACATAAATGGCGATGTGGTGACCATCGTAGGCCGGCAGATCTTCGCTGGTTTCGCGAAAGAGCACGGACTGATGCCGGCCGATCCTGACGCGGCCGAGGGCCGCACCGTTCTGCCGTTCCACCGCCCCCGGCGCGCCGAACACTTTGTCGTAAAAATTGACGATGGCAGCGGCACAACCCCGCCGCACCAAAAACTCCACCGCCGGCATGCCCAGCGCCATGTCGCCGAATTCGCGCCCAGCTTGGTAGCAGCGAAAACGATTGCCCCAGGGGCAAGTCACGGCGACAAAGCCGTCCTGCGCTGACCAAGCAAACTTGGTTCCGGCTAAGCCTTTTTCCACCGCCGCCAGGTTGGCTTTGAGCAGATCCAGATTGGGCATCACCAGCACCATATGGCCAGGCACCACTTGGGCAGCGCGCGTCGGCAAATGGAACTGCTGCTCGCCGACGTTGACCCACATATTGTTCAAGCCCACGGTCAGATACGGATCGCGCGTCAACCCGAGACCCACCACATAGAACAGCGTCGCCAGCGCCTGATCGGGCACTTGCACATTGACATGTTCGAGCGCGACGATGTTGCCGACATCTTCCTCTGAATAGGCTGCCATGGCGAACCTCCTAAGAGTATTCTCGCGGACGTTTACTCGTAGCCTAAAGTTTGAACCCACTCCCACTGTCGCGTCAAGCCTTCGTGCAGATCGACCTTGGGCGCGTAACCGAGCTTGCGGCGCGCCGCCTCGATGCTCGCGCTGGTGTGGCGCACATCGCCGCGCTGGCGATCGTGACGCTTGAGATTGGCCTTGCGGCCGGCAATCGATTCGGCCAACGCGATCGCCTTCAACAGGCTGGTCTCGCTGCCCCCGCCCAAATTGAAAACCTCACCGACGCCGGGATAGAGCGCTGCGCCGATAACGCCATCGAGGATATCCAAACAGAAAGTGAAATCGCGCGTCTGCTCACCATCGTCAAACAAAGGAATCTCTTCGCCGCGCAATAGACCGCGCAGAAATATGTGAAAGAACATATCCGAGCGCTGGCGCGGCCCATAAACCGTAAAAAACCGCAGCGCCACCGTCGGCACGCCATAGGCCTTAGAATAGAGATGGCAAAGGTGCTCGGCCGCAAGCTTGGTGACACCATAGGGCGAAACCGGCCGGGTCTGGCCGTCCTCGCGCATGGGCAAATCCTTGGTATCGCCGTACACCGAGGAGGTCGACGCGTATACGAACTTGCGCAGCTTGGCGTCCTTGGCCGCTTCCAATAGGAGCTGCGTGGCTTGAATATTGTTTTCGGTGTAACGGCCAAACTCGCTACCCCAACTCGAGCGCACCCCGGGCTGGCCAGCGAGGTGAAACAAGTAATCGACGCCCCGCAGCGCCTGCTTCAAATCTGCTGTGAGGAGATCCTGCTCGTGGAAAACGAACTGTGGCCGCTCGCGCAAAGAGGCCAGATTCGCTTCTTTGTAGCGCCGTGGATAGTTGTCGAGAAACTTGTCGTAGCCGACCACTTGGTGACCCAGCTCAATGAGCTTCTCAGCCAAATGGGAGCCGACAAAGCCCGCAGCACCGGTGATGAGAGACTTCACGTGCAACCCCGTTGCGACGATCGAGTAGCTGGCGCGAGTTTACGCTGCTTTGCTGCCGCGCGGCAATGCCGGCAAGCGTCCGACCACCGAATCGATCAGCCTGTCCCCCTCTTCGATCTGCATCACCACCCGCAGAGCCATCAGCTTGCCCCGCGGAAACGGATATTTGGCGAGTTTCACCAGGTCTTTCTCGGTGGTCACGATGAGATCGACCTGGCGCGCCGCGCGATTGATATCCTGCCAGTCGCGCGAGGAGTAATCGTGGTGATCTTCATATTCGATCGTATCCGAGATTTCGCCGCCGGCATCATGGAGCGTGCGAAAGAAACTATCGGGATGAGCGATACCGACCACGGCGAGAATTTTGCTGTTGAATAGATGACTCAAGGGGTACTCCACCCAGCGGTTCGATTCGATGGCACCCAGCGCGATGGCGTGAATGGAACCGTAAAACGGTTCCGCATTTTTGACCTTGTGCAGGGTGGCGCCCCAGCGTGCATCACCGCCGGTGACGACCACAAAATCGGCGCGGCGCGCGGCGCGCGCCGGCTCGCGAAATGGGCCTGCGGGCAAGAGCACTCCCGAAACATCACTACCCAACAATACAATATCTAAATCGCGCTTGAGCTGGCGGTGTTGAAAGCCATCGTCGAGAATGTACAGATCAACTTCTCGCTCCGTGGCCAAGTGCTGCGCGGCCGCATAGCGGTCCGGCGCCACCGCCACCGTTTGGCCGTAAAGCCGAGCCATCATGAACGGCTCGTCGCCGGCGGCGGCAACCTCTTTGGCGTCGTCGGAATAAAGACTGCCACTGACCAGCGGCGCAACCACAACCACGCCCTCGTGTTTGCGTTTGTAGCCACGGCTTAAGATGGCAACTCTGAAGCCCCGCTGCTGCAACGCCTGGGCGAGCCAGATACTGCTGGGGGTTTTCCCGGTGCCACCGACGGTGAGATTGCCAATGCTGATGACCGGTCGGTCGAGGCTCTTGGGTTTAAACAACTTCAGTGCATAGCAGCCGTTGCGCATCGCGACCCCTAGGCGGTAGAGATACGAGCAAGGCAAAAGCACCAGCCAAAGGAGCTTGCCGCGAATCCCCTTGCGCTCCCAAACCTCGGGCAGCCAGTCCGCTGTCATCGGATTTTCACCAACATATCGGCCCATCCCGCGTCATAGGCATCTATTGCAAGTAACGCTGCGCCAGCGCCATGCTTGCCGGCAGCACACCGCGGTCATCGGCGGCAAGCTCGGCGGCCCGCGCCCCGACTTCACGGCGCTTTGCCGGATCGGCCAACAAGTCAGCCAGCGCTTGGCGCAGTTCCACTCCGTTTTCCACTTGAATGCCAGCGCCGCGCCGCTTCATTTCTGCGGCAAGCTCACGAAAGTTATTTATGTGCGGACCGAATAGCACGGGTTTGCCGAAGCGCGCCGGCTCGAGCAGATTGTGGCCGCCGACGTCGACCAAACTGCCGCCGACAAAGGCGACGTCACCCATGGCGTAGAAGTCTGGCAAATCGCCAATGGTGTCGAGCAGCATGATCTCTTTGTCGAAGTGATTCTTCCCGTTGACGGTGCTTTTCTTGTCAAAAGACAAACCGGTCTGACGCACGAGATCTTCGACCTCGGCAAAGCGTTGCGGATGGCGCGGTGCCAGCACCAGACGGATCTGCGGAAAGTTCTGCTTGAGTAATTTGAAAACGTCCAGCAGCAAAGCCTCTTCACCGCGATGCGAGCTGCCAACCACCAGGTAAAGCGCGCCTGACTCTTCAGCGTCTTTATTCTGAGCCGGTTGTGCCGGTACGGCGTGCTTCAGATTGCCTGAAAGAAAAACTCGGCTTTCCAACGCCCCTAAAGCGATGACGCGCTCAGCATCGTCGCGGCTCTGCATGCCAAAGGCGGTGACGTAACCGAGCACTTGCGAAAAAAAACTGCGCAGCTTCGCGTAGCGGCGAAAGCTCCGCGCCGACATGCGGCCGCTCAAGATAACGATGGGGATGCCGCGACGGCTCGCCGCTCGTAGCAGATTCGGCCAGATCTCCGTTTCGAGGAGGATCAAGAGAGCCGGCTGAAATTTTTCCATGGCTCGGCGCACGATCCAGGCGTGGTCGAGCGGCAAGAACACGCAGCTGTCGGCAGCGCTCGCCTTTTGCGCCATCTGCTGGCCGGGTTCGGTAAACGTCGAAAACAGGATCGGCCGCTCTGGATGACTGCGTTTAAGCTCACGGGTCAAGGGCACCGCCGATAACACTTCGCCCACCGACGCAGCATGGACCCAGATCGGTCGCCCGGGCTGTACGGCGCGCAGCGCCTGCGCTGGGTAAAGCCCAAGCCGCTGCGCGAATCCAGCGCGATAGCGCCGCCCCGCCAGCACAAGCAGCGGCGCGAGCAGCAACCCGAGCCCGAGCGCTGCCGTGGTACCGAGCTGATAGAGAGCGAAGAGCGCACGCTGCCGCATATTTTCAGTGTATGGTCTCCACCGTCGTGGCCGACTCCTCTTCAAGAAGTTGCATGGAATAGAGCCGGCTATACTCGCTCTTGCGCGCCATCAAGTCGTCGTGGCTGCCTTCCTCGACAACGCGGCCGTCGACGATCACCACGATGCGGTCGGCTTTGCGAATCGTCGATAAGCGGTGCGCAATCACAAGTGTCGTGCGCGTCGTTATCAAGGTCTCCAGGGCATCTTGCACGACCCTTTCGCTCTCGACGTCCAGCGACGACGTCGCTTCGTCCAGGATCAAGATCGGCGCATCCTTGAGCAGCGCTCGGGCAATCGCAATACGTTGGCGCTGGCCGCCGGAAAGCTGCATGCCCATTTCGCCGATTTGGGAATCATAACCGTTGGCCAGCCCTTCAATGAATTCATGCGCATGAGCGGTTTTCGCCGCCCGGATCACATCCGCCATCGGCCGCGCCGGGTCGCCATAGGCAATGTTGTTGCGCACCGTGTCGTTGAACAAAAACGTGTGCTGCGACACGATGCCGATCTGCGCCCGCAGCGATCTCAAGGTCAAGTCGCGGACGTCGACACCGTCGATGGTAATCTTGCCGGCCGTCACGTCGTAGAAACGCGGAATCAGGTCAGCCAGCGTGCTCTTGCCCACGCCGCTCATGCCCACCAGGGCAACCATTTCCCCCGCCCGCACGGTCAAATTGATGTTGTTCAAAACCCGCTTCTCGCCGTAGCTAAAGTCGACGTTGTGAAAGACAATGGCGTCGCGAAACGGTTGCGCCGGCCGGGCGTCTTCCTTCTCTGTGACCTCCGTGCGCTGATCGAGAATTTCAAAAACCCGCTCAGCACCGGCAATCCCCTGCTGTACTAGCGTGTAAGTCTTGGTCAAGCTCTTGAACGGTTGATACATCAGAAACATCGCCGCCATGAATGCCATGAATTCGCCCTGGCTGCGCCCGCCGGCAATGACGCTCCAACCACCGTACCAGACCACCGAGCCGATGCCGAAGGAGGCCAACAACTCCATCGATGGCGCCACCGACGATTTGATGCGGCTGGCGCGCAGCGACTGTTTGAATAAGCGATAGTTCTCGTCGGTGAAGCGTTTGTTCTCGTACTCTTCCATACCGAAGGCTTTAACGATGCGATTGCCTTGGATGGTCTCCTGCAAAACCGAAGTCAGCGTGCCGCTGGAGATCTGCCCGCGTTTGGTAAAGCGCTTGATTTTCTTGCTCAGTCGAATCACTGGCAGCACCGATAACGGAAAAACCACAAATGCAATCGACGCCAGCACCCAGTCCTTCAGAAACGCCACCGTCACCAGCACAATCAACGAAGTCGAGTCTTTTAAGAAGGAGGCGATCGCATCGGTGAGCGCCGAGCGTAGCAAACCGACGTCGTTGTTGACCCGCGAGATCAACGTGCCGGTGGGGTGACGGTAAAAGAACGCCACCGAAAGGGTTTGCAGGTGGGCGTTGAGGGCGTTGCGGACATCGTTGATGATGCGCAACCCAACGTAGTCGCTCAGGTAGTGCTGACCGAAGTTCAGCACGCCGCGCACAGCAAAGACACCGACCACGAGCAAGGGCAAATAGGAAAGCGTGGATGCGTCTCTCTTGCCGAACACATCGTCCATCACATGCTGCACGAGAAAGGGAATCGCGCCGTCGGTGGCGCCATAGGCAAGCATGCAGATCATGGCGAGAACAAAGTACGGCCAGATGTAGGGTTTGAGGAAAGGTAGCAGCCGAAAATAAGTGCGCACAGTGTTTCTTTCTGTTTTGGATCTTAGGCCATCATCGCCACGGCGATGTCTGCCACTCGCTCCGAAGCGCCCGGCGCACCGAGTCTTTCCCGCAGCTTTTTCAAGCGCTCGATGATCGAAGCGCGTTTTGCGTCATCGTTTAAGATGGCTTGGCTTTCGGCGACGATGCGCGCGGGCGTCAGCTCACCCTGAATCAGCTCGGGGGCCAATTTTTCACCGGCAATTAGATTGACCATGCCGATGGCCTCGACCCGCACTAACAAACGGGCGAGCCAATAGGTCAGCCAAGACATGCGGTAGACAATGATCATCGGTTTCAACAGTAAGCCGGTTTCCAGCGTCGCGGTACCGGAAGCCACCCAAACCAAATCCGCCGCCCCTATCGCATCGTAGCGATCTTCGCTGACGATCCTGATCTTCGGCTCTTGGAAGTCTGACAGTTCGCCTAATTCCTCTTGGCCAATAGTGCTGGCACGCACGCAGAGAATCTGAACATCGGCCGCGCGATGAAGCTGCCGCGCCGCGGTCAGCATGGCGGGCAGATGGTTGGCCACTTCTTTGCGCCGGCTTCCGGGCAGCAATGCAATTATAAATTTCCCCGCTTCTAATCCGAGCTTGGCGCGCAGCTGCTCTTTATCTTTAGGCACGCCAATCGTGTCGAGCAATGGATGACCGACGAAAGTCACCTTCACGCCATGGCGCTCGTAGAACGGCACTTCAAATGGAAAAATCACCGCCATGCGATCGACCCAACGGGCGATCTGGCGCACCCGGCCGCGGCGCCAGGCCCAGATCTGCGGGCTGACATAATATAGGACCGGCACGCGCAGCTCTTTAGCCAATTTGGCCAGCCGCAGATTGATCTCCGGAAAATCGATCAAGACCAATAGATTCGGCCGGCGCTCGCGCAGCGAACGGCGCAGGAGCTGATAGGCGCCCCACAGGCGCCTGAGATTGCCGAACAACTCAGTAAGTCCCATGCCGGCGATCTCGGAAACATCGAACAAGCTTTCAAACCGCGTGCGCCGCAGTTGCTCTCCCGCTACACCAAAAATTCTCAGCGAGGGGTCGCGCCGCAGCAACGCTTGCACGAGATGGGCGCCGTGAATATCGCCGGAAGCCTCGCCGACCACCAGCATGACTTGTTTACCGCCTGCGCTCATCAGGCAATCGCGCCGGGTTGGAGCTGCGCGCTGATCATCGACGCAATCTCCAGGGCGAGCAGGCCTTCGCTACCGCTGACCAACGGCGTGGCGCGACTCTCGACGCAGTCAAGAAATGAATCGATCTCGTCGGCGAGGGCGTCGCCTTCTTTGATTTCGATGGTTTCGTATTTGATATCGAGCCAGGTGGCGCCCGGCGCAGGTTTGTGAAAGATCTGCGCCCGGCGCTGGTCGTAATCGATGGAGATGTAAGCGTCTGGCTGAAAAAAGCGCACCTTGCGCTCGCGCTTGAGTGAGACGCGGCTCGCGGTCACGTTGGCGATGCAGCCGTTTGCAAAGGTAATGCGCGCGTTGGCGATATCGGGCTTCTCGGTCAAGACCGGCACGCCGACCGATTCGACGCGCTTGACCGGCGAGCGCACCAAGCTCGCAATCACATCGATATCGTGAATCATCAAGTCCAAGACTACGTCGACGTCAGTGCCGCGCTCGATAAACGGCGCCAAGCGGTGGCACTCAACGAACTTGGGGTCGTGAATGACGCCTTCCAAACGCCGAATCGCCGGGTTAAAGCGCTCCAAGTGTCCTACCTGGAGAATGCTATTGTGCTGGCGTGCAACCTCCACCAGTTCCTGGCCCTGGGAGAAATCCATCGCCAGTGGCTTCTCCACCAGCGCATCGATGCCTTGCGCCAGTATCTTCTTGGCAACTTCGTGATGGTAGCGCGTCGGCACCGCGATGCTGGCGCAGCGCACCTTGCCGAACAGCTCCCGGTAGTCGCGCAACGCCGTAGTGCCTAATTGCGCGGCAATTTCACTGGCCCGCGCGCCATCGACGTCGACCACCGCGACCAGCTCCGCCTTGGGCGACGCCGCGTACTTCTCGGCGTGATATTTGCCGAGATAACCGACGCCAATCACCGCCACCGGAATCTTCGCCATAATAAAGCGCTAGCTGCTCACCGCGACAACGACAATGCCGGCGCGCTGCGCTTCCGCCAGCAATGCTTCTTTTTCGAGCAAGATGGTCTTTTCAGCTTCCACGGCCAAGACGCTGGCGCCGGCCTGGGCCATGCTCTTGATCGTCTCCACTCCCACCGCGGGCACATCAAAGCGCAAATCCTGATGCGGCTTACTGACTTTGACGACGACACAGCCACCCTTGGCGAGTGAGCCGCCGCGCAGAATCGCCGCGTCCGTTCCTTCAATCGCCTCGACAGCCACGATAACGCGATCCTTCACCACCACGGTTTGGCCGATCCCAAGACGGCCAATCTCCTTCGCCGCGGCGAAACCGATCTCGATATCGTGCCGTTGCGCCGTAGTCGGCTCGTGACTCGTTAAGGCGCCAACCTTGGGCATAATGTCCGCCAGGCAAAACGTCGATTCGATAACTTGGATGCCATCGCGCTCCAGTTCACCGGCGATGCCGCGCAGCAGAGCGTCATCCTCACGGCTTTTCATGCGCGCCAAAAAACTTACACCGCGCAGGTCCGGACGGAAATTGCCAAACAGCTTGACCTTGCGGATGCCGCCCGCCATGACGGCCTGCCTGACGCCGGCTTGCTGAAACGTGCGGATGATCTTGCCCAGCTGGCCGACGTAGATCCAGGTAATGGCATCGGCGACGGTTGCAATTTCTTCGGCGGTTTCACCACGATGCGCGACAGCCACGACTCGGTAGCCTTGGCGCTTGGCTTCCTGGGCAAAGATCAGCGGGAATTTGCCGTTGCCGGCAATCAGGCCGACACTCTTTGCGTTGGCAGAAACAGCCACGAGTATTGCAGTATCGAATGATGAGCCTAGCGACAGATGCCGCGCTTGGACTGGGCGATGAAATCGATAAAGCGTAAAACTTCCGAGCTCTGCGGCAATTCGCTGCGGACTTTCGCCAAAGCGTCTTTGGTCAAGAGCTTGGATTGAAACATAATGCGATAGGCTTTGCGCACCTGGTCGATTTGCTCCTTGCTAAAACCGCGCCGCCGCATGCCTTCGAGATTTAGCCCATGGAGTTTCGCCCGGTCGCCGGTGGCGTTGCAGAAAGGCGGCACATCCTTGGAGACCATCGAGCCGGCGCCGAGAATGGCGCCGGTGCCGACGTGAACGAACTGATGAATGCCGGCCAAGCCTCCGACGATGCAGGAATCTTCCAACACCACATGGCCGCCCAGGGTTGCGCCGTTGGCGACGATGTTGCGATTGCCGACAATGCAATCGTGGGCGATGTGGCAGTACATCATTAAGAGATTCTGATCGCCCACCCGCGTCACCATGCCGCCGCCGCTGGTGCCAGGGTTGAGCGACACGTACTCGCGAATGATGTTTCCATTGCCGATGATCAGCTCGCTCGGCTCGCCTCTGAACTTCAGGTCCTGCGGCTTTGAGCCGACGCTGGCAAATTGAAAGATCTCGTTGCCCTCGCCCAGCGTGGTGCGGCCTTCGACCACCGCATGCGCGCGAATCTTGCAGCCTTTGCCGACGCGCACACCCGCGCCGATGATCGCATAGGCGCCGACCTCAACCCCTTCCGCCAGCTCGGCCTGTGGATCGACGATCGCGGTTGGGTGTATGAGGCACGCGGTGGCGCTCATGGGTCCAGGTCAACTTCCATCGCAGAGATTTCGGCTTGCGCGGCGATCTTGCCGTCCACCGAAGCAACCCCTTGCATTTTCCAGTAGGAACCGCGCCGCTTCGACGACGTCAGTTCTAAACGCAATTGATCGCCGGGCTCCACCGGCCGCTTGAATTTGACGTTGTCGAGGCCGGTGAGAACGAACACTTTTTTCTCATCGTTGCCGCCACGCGCGACGTGGGCCAAGATCGCGCCCACCTGAGCCAGCGCCTCGCAAATCAACACCCCGGGCATCACCGGATGATGGGGAAAATGGCCTTGAAAAAAACTCTCGTTCATCGAGACATTTTTGATACCAACGATCTTCTCTTCGCCCTGGATCTCGACGATGCGGTCGACCAGGAGAAACGGATAGCGATGGGGTAAATGTTTGACGATCTCGTTTATGTCCATCATCGCCGGCTATTCCTTTGCGCTGCGTTGCGCGAGCTCCGCTACTTTTTTGTCCAGACTGCGCACCAGGCTCCAGAGTTTGGGCAACTGCGGCAACAACGCCATCACCTTAAGCCACTCGCGATGCGGCGCCGCCGGCAAACCGCTGGAAAGCACCACGCCGGCGGGCACCGATTGGGCAACGCCCGATTGCGGTCCAATCGTCGCGCCATCACCGATCTGAATATGATTGACCACGCCGACTTGGCCGGCGAGCGTCACGTCTTTGCCGACTTTGCTACTGCCAGCGATGCCGGCTTGCGCGGCGATCACCGAGTTTTCGCCGATGGTGACGTTGTGCGCAATCTGCACCAGGTTGTCGATCTTGCTGCCGCGGCCGATGACGGTTTTACCCAGCGTCGCCCGATCAATCGTCGTGTTGGCGCCGATTTCAACATCATCGTGAATTTCCACGATGCCGACCTGGGGAATTTTCACTCGGCCGGCGCCGCGCCCGGCGTAGCCAAAGCCATCGCTGCCGACAACCACGCCGGCGTGCAGCACCACTCGATTGCCGACAACGCAGTCATGCCGCACCACTACGTTGGGGTGCAGCACCGAGTCGTCGCCCACTTTGCTCTTCTCTCCTAAGAAAACCCCGGGATAGAGCACAGCGCGGGCGCCGATCTGCGCGCCGGCACTGACGCAGACATGCGGAAAAATCGTTACCTCGGCACCCACCGTGGCATCGGGGCTGATCACCGCCAGCGGGCTTACGGACCGATCGAAACGCTCGGCCGGCGTCAATAGCTGCAGGATCTTGGCGAAGGCAACGTAGGGGTCGGCAACTTCAAGAAAAGCTACATTCGCGCCGCTCGAGGCGGCCAGCGACGCGACGCCG
It includes:
- the waaF gene encoding lipopolysaccharide heptosyltransferase II, giving the protein MADALWQRVLLVQTSFLGDTVLTLPLIAEIKRRFPAAHLAVLCNPAGYDILQNHPAIDELIVDDKRRADRGLSGLRRQAQQLKEKSFSLAMTPHKSLRTALLLWLAQIPHRVGFAQSAGWFLFHARAQRDPAQHDVVRNLAVLTPLGIKPEDCRQALHLPVGENLREKVAAKLAGLGYDSSLPAIGINPGSVWPMKRWSAAGFAQVVEQACREYHCQAIIFGGPEDRETATHIAALCQAKLINSAGVFSLTELPAAISFCKLFITNDSGPMHIAVARNIPTVAIFCATTPDLGFYPYSSNAIVVEKRLHCRPCSAHGGRRCPLGSADCVRLIEPALVLAAVRKLMDRQAREGAAPAQPFTPEFLSV
- a CDS encoding Trm112 family protein, yielding MAIQKDLLDILACPKCKGDIQLNDKNDGLTCKACKLVYPIKDDIPVMLIDEALAL
- a CDS encoding NAD-dependent epimerase/dehydratase family protein yields the protein MKSLITGAAGFVGSHLAEKLIELGHQVVGYDKFLDNYPRRYKEANLASLRERPQFVFHEQDLLTADLKQALRGVDYLFHLAGQPGVRSSWGSEFGRYTENNIQATQLLLEAAKDAKLRKFVYASTSSVYGDTKDLPMREDGQTRPVSPYGVTKLAAEHLCHLYSKAYGVPTVALRFFTVYGPRQRSDMFFHIFLRGLLRGEEIPLFDDGEQTRDFTFCLDILDGVIGAALYPGVGEVFNLGGGSETSLLKAIALAESIAGRKANLKRHDRQRGDVRHTSASIEAARRKLGYAPKVDLHEGLTRQWEWVQTLGYE
- the lpxK gene encoding tetraacyldisaccharide 4'-kinase, which gives rise to MGRYVGENPMTADWLPEVWERKGIRGKLLWLVLLPCSYLYRLGVAMRNGCYALKLFKPKSLDRPVISIGNLTVGGTGKTPSSIWLAQALQQRGFRVAILSRGYKRKHEGVVVVAPLVSGSLYSDDAKEVAAAGDEPFMMARLYGQTVAVAPDRYAAAQHLATEREVDLYILDDGFQHRQLKRDLDIVLLGSDVSGVLLPAGPFREPARAARRADFVVVTGGDARWGATLHKVKNAEPFYGSIHAIALGAIESNRWVEYPLSHLFNSKILAVVGIAHPDSFFRTLHDAGGEISDTIEYEDHHDYSSRDWQDINRAARQVDLIVTTEKDLVKLAKYPFPRGKLMALRVVMQIEEGDRLIDSVVGRLPALPRGSKAA
- a CDS encoding 3-deoxy-D-manno-octulosonic acid transferase yields the protein MRQRALFALYQLGTTAALGLGLLLAPLLVLAGRRYRAGFAQRLGLYPAQALRAVQPGRPIWVHAASVGEVLSAVPLTRELKRSHPERPILFSTFTEPGQQMAQKASAADSCVFLPLDHAWIVRRAMEKFQPALLILLETEIWPNLLRAASRRGIPIVILSGRMSARSFRRYAKLRSFFSQVLGYVTAFGMQSRDDAERVIALGALESRVFLSGNLKHAVPAQPAQNKDAEESGALYLVVGSSHRGEEALLLDVFKLLKQNFPQIRLVLAPRHPQRFAEVEDLVRQTGLSFDKKSTVNGKNHFDKEIMLLDTIGDLPDFYAMGDVAFVGGSLVDVGGHNLLEPARFGKPVLFGPHINNFRELAAEMKRRGAGIQVENGVELRQALADLLADPAKRREVGARAAELAADDRGVLPASMALAQRYLQ
- a CDS encoding ATP-binding cassette domain-containing protein; amino-acid sequence: MICMLAYGATDGAIPFLVQHVMDDVFGKRDASTLSYLPLLVVGVFAVRGVLNFGQHYLSDYVGLRIINDVRNALNAHLQTLSVAFFYRHPTGTLISRVNNDVGLLRSALTDAIASFLKDSTSLIVLVTVAFLKDWVLASIAFVVFPLSVLPVIRLSKKIKRFTKRGQISSGTLTSVLQETIQGNRIVKAFGMEEYENKRFTDENYRLFKQSLRASRIKSSVAPSMELLASFGIGSVVWYGGWSVIAGGRSQGEFMAFMAAMFLMYQPFKSLTKTYTLVQQGIAGAERVFEILDQRTEVTEKEDARPAQPFRDAIVFHNVDFSYGEKRVLNNINLTVRAGEMVALVGMSGVGKSTLADLIPRFYDVTAGKITIDGVDVRDLTLRSLRAQIGIVSQHTFLFNDTVRNNIAYGDPARPMADVIRAAKTAHAHEFIEGLANGYDSQIGEMGMQLSGGQRQRIAIARALLKDAPILILDEATSSLDVESERVVQDALETLITTRTTLVIAHRLSTIRKADRIVVIVDGRVVEEGSHDDLMARKSEYSRLYSMQLLEEESATTVETIH
- a CDS encoding lipid-A-disaccharide synthase, which gives rise to MSAGGKQVMLVVGEASGDIHGAHLVQALLRRDPSLRIFGVAGEQLRRTRFESLFDVSEIAGMGLTELFGNLRRLWGAYQLLRRSLRERRPNLLVLIDFPEINLRLAKLAKELRVPVLYYVSPQIWAWRRGRVRQIARWVDRMAVIFPFEVPFYERHGVKVTFVGHPLLDTIGVPKDKEQLRAKLGLEAGKFIIALLPGSRRKEVANHLPAMLTAARQLHRAADVQILCVRASTIGQEELGELSDFQEPKIRIVSEDRYDAIGAADLVWVASGTATLETGLLLKPMIIVYRMSWLTYWLARLLVRVEAIGMVNLIAGEKLAPELIQGELTPARIVAESQAILNDDAKRASIIERLKKLRERLGAPGASERVADIAVAMMA